The Streptomyces bacillaris sequence CCAGAGGCGGACGGGGCAACCACGGACGACATCGAACCGGCGGAACCCGGGGGTCCCAGTCGTTCGGCGCTCATGCGTTTCTTCGCCTGAGCGCCACGGCGCGGTTCACCCCATGTTCCTCAGCCAGTGAACGGCGAGGCCGCGACGCTGACCGCCGCAGCCAGCGAAATCCCCCCCATCAGTGCGAAGAAAACCCCTTTGCCCATCACCAAGGGAGTCCGGGAACAGCGCCCCGGCTTCTTGGGGTCGTACAGGATCTCGACCTGATCACCGAAGCTGGGAATGATCGAAGATTTCGGTTTCGCCCCGACTGCCCTCTCGTAGAACACGCCGTCGGGCCCCTGATACCGGACGACTGAGGAATAAGGGCGCTGGGCCACGCACTCAGCCATACCCAGAACGCCACGAAACCTGAGAATCAGGATATTCGCGGCGAATGAAAAGAAAACGAAGGAAGCCAAGAGTGTCACGGCCGTTCCGATGGTCAGCGGAATGAGGTCCTGGTACTCGAACGGCTTTCTCACGCGCGGCACTCTAGCACGGCGCGTGACACAGGAAGGACTGAACCGCATGGGCGACAGACCGACCGAGGAAGACCTCGACGAACTTCAGTCCCAGATCGATCAGCTCAAGGAAGAGAAGAAGGATATCGCCGGCCTCGAGGCTGAACTCGAAGAGCAGGGGAAATCCCAGCAGACAGCATGGCGACAGGATCTAAAGACCGTTCAAGACGGAATCGCCGATATCCAGAAGACACCGGGATACGGCGAGGCCCATCTTTCCGGTTTGCCAGGGACAGAGGACGGCGTCAAGACCGTCAACGCATCCAACCAGATCGAGTACTTCAGCAATCAGATCGTGAAATGGGACATGGAGGTACTGGCTGTCACTCCCTCCGGCGTCTCCTTCCTCGGGACCGAGTTCATCAAGTTCTCCTGGGTGGAAGCGCTCCAGAACAGCGGCTGGTTCAGAGAGTGGCAGAACAGACTGCCGTCCTGGCTCCACCGTGACAGCGAGGCCAACGTCACACGAACCGGCGACGGGGCGAGAGGCGGTGACTCGGCGCTCCAGGGAACTGTCCATCAGCACGGCGAGGACATCCGCGCCCTGTACCGGATGACCCGTGACACCGCTGCAGCTGGACGGTCCCAAGTGAGCGCCCGCGCCGACGTCACCCAGAACAGGGGCAACAGGGTCACGCCCCGCGGACGTTCCTACGCGGCCGAATCGGCGCAGCTCCGCGCCGTGGCAAATGCCTATGACGCCGTCCTCTCCCGCACTGCTGCCCTGGAGCAACGGCTTGGGACCTGAATGGGGATTCCGCCCCAGGTATTCGGTCGGCAGCGGCACCACCAACGGACCGGACAGGAATCAGCATGTCTCTCGTACAAGCACTCGGGCGAGCGGGTAGCTCGCTCAACACCTTCAGATCACGGCTCGACGCGAGCAGCAGAGCGGCGAACGGCCTGTCCACCAGGGCTGCGGCCGGCGACCGCGAGCTCAAGAAGATCCGCGCCTCCGCCCAGACCTCCGCCCGCGAGCTGTCCACCCTGCAGCGCGCCGCCGACAAGGCCGAGCGGTCGCTCGCCAAGGCCGGGACCACCGGGCAGAAGAGCGGTACGCAGATCGGGACGTTCAAGTCCGGCGCCGACAGGGCGTCCAAGGGCATGAACGGCCTCAACAAGTCGATGCGCGGGAACATCGTCGGGCAGCTGCTCTCGCTGCTCGCCCCGCTCATCGAGCGGGTCGTCGACATGGCGTCCCGCTCCAAGACCCTCCAGAAGGTGCTCAAGGTCGCATTCGACGCGATCAGGAAGGTCATCAGCACGGTCATGAAGGCCGTCGGGCCGATCATGACCAAGGCCGGGGCCCTGATGAAGACGGTCTGGAACGGCATCAAGAAGGCCGTCACCGTGGTCGTCAAGGCCGTCGCCACCGTCATCACGACCTACTTCAACGCCTGGCGCAAGCTCATCACGACGGTGATGAACGCGATCAGGAGCGTCATCTCCAGTGTCTGGAACGGGATCCGCAAGGTCATCACCCCCGTCGTCAACTGGATCCGCAACACCGTCCCGCAGGCTTTCAGCCGGGTCAGGGAGCGGCTCTCCGCCGTCTGGGGCGGGCTCAAGGACATCGCGGGCCGGGCCTTCGGACGGATCACGGGGGCGGTGAAGGGGCCGGTCAACGCGGTGATCCGGCTCATCAACTCCGCGATCGACCGGCTCAACCGCATCAAGGTCTCCATCCCCGGCTGGGTCCCCGGCGTCGGCGGCAAGAGCTTCGGCATCAGCCTGCCGAAGATCCCGCAGCTCGCGGCCGGCGGCATCGTGCAGCCGCGCAACGGAGGTGTCCACGCCATCGTCGCGGAGGCCGGTGAGGCCGAGGCCGTCCTGCCGCTCTCCAAGCTGGACCGGCTGCTGCGCCACACCGCCCGCCGCTCCCGGGCGGACGCGTACAACGCCACGACCGGGGCCGTCGCCGGCTTCCAGATCGAGCACTACTACGAGGCGTCCTCCGCCAACCTCCAGGAGACCGCCGCCGCCCTGCTGTTCCTCTCCAAGGCGCGCGGATGAGTACGGCAGCGATCGGGGCGGGCGCCGACCCGCTCGCGGGCGTGGCCGGTCCTCTCTCCGCCTTCCGCACCCAGCTCGGCGCGGCCGGCGCCTCCCTCCGCAACGCCCTGCGGGATGTCGGCCGGGCCCGGGGAGCCGCCGACGGCATCCGGGGCGGCGCGGCCTCCGCCGACCCGGCCCTGCGGCAGCTGAGGACCGGGGCGGACGCGGCCGGGAAGTCGGTGGCCAAGGCCGGCCGTACCGCCGGGGTCACGGCGACCCGGCTCCGTACCGGCAGCGGCGGGGCCCGTGGTGGTGCCGCTCCCCTCGGCGCCCTCTCCACCGGCTCCACGGTCTTCGGAGGCGTGGCCGGGATCCTGGGCAAGGGCACCGGCACGGTCTCCGGGCTGATGGGCTTCTTCGGCGGGGCGCTCACCGTCGCCGCCGGGGCGGTGATGGCCGTCAACGTGGCGATGCGGGCCAATCCGTTCGGGTTCGTCCTCGGGCTGATCGTGCCGCTCGCGGGCTTCCTGATCGAGTACGCGCTCAGCTCGCAGACCGGCCAGAAGATCATGAAGCAGGTATTCAACCAGGTCCTGGCGGTCTTCCGGGCCATCGGGAAGTTCCTCGGGCCGGTCGTGCAGGGGTACGCCAAGGTGGTCTCCGCGCAGTTCACCGCCGTACGCACGATCGTCACCGCGGTGCTCAAGGGGATCGGCGCCGCCCTGTCCGCCGGCTTCAACGGCACCCGTACGGCGGTCGGTTCGGCGACCCGGGCGGTGACCGGGCTGGTCAGCGGCGCCTGGAACGGCTTCCGACGGATGATCCAGCCCACCCTGGACTGGATCACCCGACGCATCCCGGCCATGTTCACCCGGGTCAGGGACGCCACCTCGCGCACCCTGCACGGCATGGGCGACTTCGTCTCCACCGGGATGCAGGGCGTCATGGCCGCCGTCACCGGCCCGGTCAAGGCGCTGATCTCCTTCGCCAACTGGGTCATCGACGGCCTCAACAAGCTGAGCTTCTCCGTCCTCGGCAAGAAGTTCGGCGTGGACCTGCCCAAGATCCCGCAGCTCGCCGAGGGCGGTGTCGTCCAGCCCGCGGGCGGCCGCTCGGGCGCCGCCTCCGTCCAGCCGCTCTCCGCGCTGAGCCGGCTGCGTCCGGCCGAGGCGGGCCCGCGGCCGGACCGGGCGGCCGGCTCCCCGGAGCGGACCCGGCTGCACACGTACCACGCGGCCGGGCGCGGCGGCCCGCTCGCCATCGCCTCCGACCTGCTGTTCCTGCACGGGGCGGCGGCATGAGCCCCGACCGCCCCACGACCGAAGCCGCCCCACGACCGAAGCGAGGTGACGGCCCCTCATGGCCGAGACCACAACCACATACGCGTACGAGACCGCACCCGGCTCACTGATCACCCGCGA is a genomic window containing:
- a CDS encoding DUF3592 domain-containing protein, with protein sequence MRKPFEYQDLIPLTIGTAVTLLASFVFFSFAANILILRFRGVLGMAECVAQRPYSSVVRYQGPDGVFYERAVGAKPKSSIIPSFGDQVEILYDPKKPGRCSRTPLVMGKGVFFALMGGISLAAAVSVAASPFTG
- a CDS encoding phage tail protein, which produces MSLVQALGRAGSSLNTFRSRLDASSRAANGLSTRAAAGDRELKKIRASAQTSARELSTLQRAADKAERSLAKAGTTGQKSGTQIGTFKSGADRASKGMNGLNKSMRGNIVGQLLSLLAPLIERVVDMASRSKTLQKVLKVAFDAIRKVISTVMKAVGPIMTKAGALMKTVWNGIKKAVTVVVKAVATVITTYFNAWRKLITTVMNAIRSVISSVWNGIRKVITPVVNWIRNTVPQAFSRVRERLSAVWGGLKDIAGRAFGRITGAVKGPVNAVIRLINSAIDRLNRIKVSIPGWVPGVGGKSFGISLPKIPQLAAGGIVQPRNGGVHAIVAEAGEAEAVLPLSKLDRLLRHTARRSRADAYNATTGAVAGFQIEHYYEASSANLQETAAALLFLSKARG
- a CDS encoding tape-measure protein, with protein sequence MSTAAIGAGADPLAGVAGPLSAFRTQLGAAGASLRNALRDVGRARGAADGIRGGAASADPALRQLRTGADAAGKSVAKAGRTAGVTATRLRTGSGGARGGAAPLGALSTGSTVFGGVAGILGKGTGTVSGLMGFFGGALTVAAGAVMAVNVAMRANPFGFVLGLIVPLAGFLIEYALSSQTGQKIMKQVFNQVLAVFRAIGKFLGPVVQGYAKVVSAQFTAVRTIVTAVLKGIGAALSAGFNGTRTAVGSATRAVTGLVSGAWNGFRRMIQPTLDWITRRIPAMFTRVRDATSRTLHGMGDFVSTGMQGVMAAVTGPVKALISFANWVIDGLNKLSFSVLGKKFGVDLPKIPQLAEGGVVQPAGGRSGAASVQPLSALSRLRPAEAGPRPDRAAGSPERTRLHTYHAAGRGGPLAIASDLLFLHGAAA